AGAAATCCCAGGGCGGCTCCGACCATGGCGCCGCAGAAGATTGCCAGTTCGCCCGCGCCCGCGACATAGGGGATGCCCAGATAATTGGCGAAGTGGACGTGACCGGCGACATAGCAGATGATCATGAAACTGGCCGCGGTCAACATGGAGGGACCGATGGCCAGGCCGTCGAGACCATCGGTCAGGTTGACGGCGTTGCCCGCTCCGACGATAACGAGGATGGCGAATGGAAAAAACCACAGCCCGAGATCGACCGAAAGTTCCTTGGAAAAGGGGACGCTCAGGATGCCGAAGGTATTGCCGTCACTCAATTCCAGTCCCGCCGCCATCAGGAGGGCGATGACCGATTGCATCAGGAAACGGGTTTTGCCCGAGACGCCGCGGCTGTGTTGGCGGGTGACTTTGACGTAGTCGTCCCAGAATCCGATGGCGCCGAACCCCAGGGTGACCGTCAACACCATGATGATGTAGGGATTGGCCAGGTTGGCCCACAGAAAGGTCGGGACCGATACGGCCAAAAGGATCAGGGTTCCCCCCATGGTGGGGGTTCCCTTTTTTTCAAGGAGGTGACGTTGCGGACCGTCTTCCCGGATCGGTTGTCCGCCTGCCTGCACCGCCTGAAGGCCGCGGATCAGGATCGGTCCGAGCAGAAAGGAGAGGATCAGG
This genomic stretch from Magnetococcales bacterium harbors:
- a CDS encoding phospho-N-acetylmuramoyl-pentapeptide-transferase, with amino-acid sequence MLYNLLYPLSDQWTVLNLLKYITLRSIAAALTALILSFLLGPILIRGLQAVQAGGQPIREDGPQRHLLEKKGTPTMGGTLILLAVSVPTFLWANLANPYIIMVLTVTLGFGAIGFWDDYVKVTRQHSRGVSGKTRFLMQSVIALLMAAGLELSDGNTFGILSVPFSKELSVDLGLWFFPFAILVIVGAGNAVNLTDGLDGLAIGPSMLTAASFMIICYVAGHVHFANYLGIPYVAGAGELAIFCGAMVGAALGFLWFNTYPAQVFMGDVGSLSLGAALGATAMVTRHEIVLAIIGGIFVLETFSVILQVASFKLTGKRVFRMAPLHHHFELKGWAEPKIIVRFWIVSIILALIGLATLKIR